Proteins from a genomic interval of Mycobacteriales bacterium:
- the rpsB gene encoding 30S ribosomal protein S2: protein MAVVTMRQLLESGVHFGHQTRRWNPKMKRFIFTERNGIYIIDLQQSLAFIDRAYDFVKETVAHGGSILFVGTKKQGQESIADQARRVGMPYVNQRWLGGMLTNFSTVYQRLQRLKELEVIEQTGDTQVRTKKESLQLQREREKLDRSLGGIRDMGRLPSAVWIVDTKKEHIAVGEARKLGIPVVAILDTNCDPDEVDYAIPGNDDAIRSVTLLTRVIADAVAEGLIARAGLASAEEKPEPAAELAGEEPLPDWERELLAGQAPSAAPAGADAQTAAADGASIPPAEEPDRAAASDAEQTPAGEGPPSEA from the coding sequence GTGGCCGTCGTCACCATGCGCCAGCTGCTCGAGAGCGGCGTTCACTTCGGGCATCAGACCCGACGGTGGAACCCGAAGATGAAGCGATTCATCTTCACCGAGCGCAATGGCATCTACATCATCGATCTCCAGCAGTCGCTGGCGTTCATCGACCGGGCGTACGACTTCGTCAAGGAGACGGTCGCTCACGGCGGATCCATCCTGTTCGTCGGCACGAAGAAGCAGGGCCAGGAATCGATCGCCGATCAGGCCCGCCGGGTGGGGATGCCCTACGTGAACCAGCGCTGGCTCGGGGGGATGCTCACGAACTTCTCCACCGTCTACCAGCGGCTCCAGCGACTGAAGGAGCTCGAGGTGATCGAGCAGACCGGGGACACCCAGGTCCGGACCAAGAAGGAGTCGCTGCAGCTCCAACGCGAGCGGGAGAAGCTCGACCGTTCGCTCGGCGGGATCCGGGACATGGGCCGGCTTCCCAGTGCGGTGTGGATCGTCGATACGAAGAAGGAGCACATCGCGGTCGGGGAGGCACGCAAGCTCGGCATTCCGGTGGTTGCGATCCTCGACACCAACTGTGACCCGGACGAGGTGGATTACGCGATCCCCGGCAACGACGACGCGATCCGGTCAGTCACCCTGCTGACCCGGGTGATCGCCGACGCGGTCGCCGAAGGCCTGATCGCCAGGGCGGGTCTGGCCAGCGCCGAGGAGAAGCCCGAGCCGGCGGCGGAACTTGCCGGTGAGGAGCCGCTTCCCGACTGGGAGCGCGAATTGCTCGCCGGACAGGCCCCGTCGGCGGCTCCGGCCGGTGCCGATGCGCAAACCGCGGCGGCGGATGGCGCGTCCATCCCCCCGGCCGAGGAACCCGACCGGGCCGCGGCATCCGATGCGGAGCAGACGCCGGCCGGTGAGGGCCCCCCCTCCGAGGCCTGA
- the whiG gene encoding RNA polymerase sigma factor WhiG → MADTPDEPGSLEPDPAAVDAAIGQLWREFKAGGEAHLRERLILHYSPLVKYVAGRVGVGLPSNIEQADLVSYGIFGLIDAIEKFDLSRAIKFETYAISRIKGAIIDELRAIDWIPRSVRYKAREVERAYAALEGKLSRTPTEGEVANELGLTLDELHTIFSQVSFVNVVALDELLNVGGERGDKLSLVDTLEDTRAEDPVAAFETEETKYLLARAINMLPEREKIVVTLYYYEGLTLAEIGQVLGVTESRICQMHTKAVLQLRGKLAEGRD, encoded by the coding sequence GTGGCGGACACCCCGGACGAACCGGGCAGCCTAGAACCAGACCCGGCTGCGGTCGATGCTGCGATCGGCCAGCTTTGGCGCGAGTTCAAAGCCGGGGGCGAGGCGCACCTTCGGGAGCGCTTGATCCTGCACTACTCACCGCTGGTGAAATACGTCGCCGGGCGGGTCGGCGTTGGGTTGCCGTCGAACATCGAGCAGGCCGATCTGGTGAGCTACGGCATCTTCGGGCTCATCGACGCGATTGAGAAGTTCGACCTGAGTCGGGCGATCAAGTTCGAGACCTACGCCATAAGTCGGATCAAGGGCGCCATCATCGACGAGTTGCGGGCGATCGACTGGATCCCGCGCTCGGTGCGCTACAAGGCGCGTGAGGTCGAACGCGCCTACGCCGCGCTCGAAGGCAAGCTCAGCCGTACGCCGACCGAGGGGGAGGTCGCGAATGAGCTCGGGCTCACCCTCGACGAGCTGCACACGATCTTCAGCCAGGTGTCGTTCGTCAACGTCGTGGCCCTCGACGAGTTGCTCAACGTCGGTGGCGAGCGCGGGGACAAGCTCTCGCTGGTGGACACGCTCGAGGACACCCGGGCGGAGGATCCGGTAGCGGCATTCGAAACCGAGGAGACGAAGTACCTGCTGGCTCGGGCCATCAACATGCTTCCCGAGCGGGAGAAGATCGTCGTCACGCTGTACTACTACGAGGGCTTGACGCTCGCCGAGATCGGTCAAGTGCTCGGCGTAACCGAGAGCCGGATCTGCCAGATGCATACGAAGGCCGTGCTCCAGCTTCGCGGCAAGCTCGCCGAGGGTCGGGACTGA